DNA from Cryomorphaceae bacterium:
GGTTCAGACCACGTGGGCATTATCGGCAATTTTCCCTACAACATTTCCACGCAAATCCTTTTTCGGGTGTACGACCAGCGAAACCAGGTACCCGAGGTAGTGGGCATGTTTCAGCGCGAGGTTGCCCGTCGTATTGTGTCGCCGCCCGGCAACAAGGAGTACGGCATTTTGAGCGTGTTACTCCAGGCGTGGTACGATATGGAGTACCTGTTTACGGTGAATGAAGGCTCCTTTAACCCGCCACCCAAGGTAAAGTCGGGGGTGATCAGGCTGCGGCGCAATGCCGTGCAAGACCTCGGCTGCTCACCCGACCGTTTTGCCGTGGTGGTAAAAACAGCCTTTAACCAGCGCCGCAAAACCCTCCGCAACTCGCTCAAAGGCATTAGCCCTCAGAATGTAAACACCACCCACCCTCTCTTTGACCGCCGCCCCGAAACCCTCAGCGTAGAGGAGTTCGTGGCGCTTACGGGTATGCTGGAGAGATAGTCAGCTTCAAGACTCTTTGCGGTGGTGCGAGCATGAAAGAGATGTATATCTTTGGTTCATTGGTTGATAGCCGGCATGGCACACTCCATAGATCGCGGAAATATCCGCAGGTTTGGAGGGAAGGCGGGATATATGTGTGTTGCCCCGTACATAACGAATCCTCCCCCGGTAAGAATCTAAACTTGAGCAAATGACAACTGATGAAATAAAACAGAAGATTAAAACCGAAATTTCAAGGACGGAAGATCTCATCGCTGAATACCAGGAATTGACCAAACCGGTGGCTCCGGATGTTGCAATTGGCCGTATTTCGAGAATGGACGCTATTAACAATAAAGCCGTTACGGAATCGGCATTAAGACAAGCTCAGGAAAGACTGAAAATGCTTCAGTATGCCTTTTCTAAAGTGGGCAGTGATGACTTTGGATATTGCATGAAGTGTAAAAGGCAAATTCCCGTTGGCCGCATCTTAATCAAACCCGAAAGTGCCTTTTGCGTGAATTGTGCCAGTTAAAAGTGAATATTTTACGCCATTGAAGCTCATAAATCATCTGTAACCACTTTGTAGGTGGGGTCTTCCATCACATTCACATCTATGATTGCTTCTGCATTTTTAAGCAACCTGCGACAATCTGTACTCAAATGCTTAAGGTGCACTGTTTTTGCAACCTTGTGGTAACGCTCCGTTATCTTATTGAGCGCCTCAATGGCCGACATATCAACAACACGGCTCTCGGCAAAATCGATGATGACCTCTTTCGGGTCGTTCAAAACATCAAATTTTTCATTAAAGGCAGTGATGGAACCAAAGAAAAGCGGACCGTAAATTTCATAATGCTTTGCACCGTGCTC
Protein-coding regions in this window:
- the rsmA gene encoding 16S rRNA (adenine(1518)-N(6)/adenine(1519)-N(6))-dimethyltransferase RsmA — its product is MVRPKKHLGQHFLTNTGVAEKIAGSLTGHGNYRHLLEIGPGTGALTRHLLPLPYELHLAEIDTESVAFLNEHYPQLSGRVHEHDFLAMELSALFGSDHVGIIGNFPYNISTQILFRVYDQRNQVPEVVGMFQREVARRIVSPPGNKEYGILSVLLQAWYDMEYLFTVNEGSFNPPPKVKSGVIRLRRNAVQDLGCSPDRFAVVVKTAFNQRRKTLRNSLKGISPQNVNTTHPLFDRRPETLSVEEFVALTGMLER
- a CDS encoding TraR/DksA family transcriptional regulator gives rise to the protein MTTDEIKQKIKTEISRTEDLIAEYQELTKPVAPDVAIGRISRMDAINNKAVTESALRQAQERLKMLQYAFSKVGSDDFGYCMKCKRQIPVGRILIKPESAFCVNCAS